GTCCGTAGTCATCCCTAACAGTGGCTTCATGGTGGTCATCTACCCTGAAACTGGAGCACTGTGGTTCCCAACATGAGGAAAAGAACGGGTGACACAATGCCTGTCACGTGCCTCAGGACATCACTCCTCTCAGATCCACACCCCCTGAGGCTATGATCCCTTCTTCATGAAAACCTTTGAGCTCTGGCTCTGAGGATATGGGTTTGAGGACCTGAAGGGTCAGTTTCATAGACCCAGGATCTTTGTTCTCCTGATCTCAGAGATCTGAGATTCTTGGATTTCTTGAGCCTCCAGATTTCAGTTTCAGAGGTCTCCAAGGCCCTTGGTCACTGGAGGAGAGATGGAATCTCTAGGTTCCTGACTTTGGGTAGGGAAAGTTGTTTCTGGGGCCTGATTTTCTTGGCTGCTTGGTTCTCTAGGATCTGGGTCTCCAGGCCTTCGGGTTCATCTAAGTCTCCAGACCCTTGGGCTACTGGAATGCTGAGTCTCAATGACTCTGGTCTTCAAGGGTTTTCACCTTTGAACCCCTCAGTCTCGGGAGTCGGGGTCTGTAGGGTCTCTTAGTTCTGTTAGGACCTCCCCCTTTTGCTGTCCACCATCAAGCCCCATCTCTATGTGATAGGAAGTGTGTATCCCGTTCCCGGGCTGGGGCCTGCACAGTGGGTCGCAATCTCACCCACTACCTAGAGCTAGCCGGGAGCCCCCGCAGAGACACCACTAACCCTCCCACCAAAAATCACTAACAGCTGACGCACACGCAGAGACCTGGGCTCAcaccctgctccttctccccattCGACACGCTCAAGCGCACCATTACTGCCCCTGCAGGCACGCAGAATTCCACTCCGAGCTCCCACCCTTGGAATCTCTGCCCTGTGTCTGCACTGCCTCCAGCTCATACCCTCGCGACCCAACCCCCGCACTCCACCTGCAATTTCCACCTCTTATCCGATCTAAAGGTCCTCTCATCCTTTATAACGTCTATAATAATCCCACAAATACAGATATCCGAATGCAGCCACCCAGCCTTTCAAGAGTTCTGCACCGTGACAGATAGCAACCATTTCAGATGAAATACAGCTCCGCCGCTTCCCCGCCTGTGCGCAGGCGCACAAAGAAAACGGCGCAATGCTTTTGGGGAGCTGTAGGCAGAGCTCAAGGAGTCGCAAGGATTGCTGGGAGTCGTAGGCCAAGCGCTCTCCGTCGCCACAGTTGCTTCAAACAGAGCTGTTGCAAGGGGTTTTGGGAGCCGTAGACGAGAAAGCCCCACGGCCTTGTGGGAGTCGTAGTCCAGGAGCCACTTCCGTGGCCGCCTTCCGCGTGTCTGGCATTTCAGGTGTCCCAGCACTCCGTTCTGCTCTGGTGAGTCTTCACTCTTGTGGCGAGTGGGCTCGTGGGCGCCCATCTTTGTTGCGAGGCTGTGTAAGAGTTAAGGGTCTCTGGGGACGGTGGCTCGCCTTTGTGATTTCCCAGCGCTTGTCTCTCCGAGACCTCTGACCAGGATCCTCACTTTGGACACTGCGGCTCGCCTGTTCCTTGTccatccaccccccccccccccccaggtcggGTTCGACCATCTCCCTGACCCGCCTCTAGTCGGGAAAGTGCGGGAGGTCCCCTACTCTGCCCTAGAAGCTCTGTCACGATATAGGTCGCGCACCATCCACCCAGTGACAAGGCGGCAATCCCAGGGCACCCCTTGGTCCGCACGCCGTCTTCTGGGTGCATTTATTATCCCCTCAGCCTACCGATCGCCGACTCTGCGTGCCAAACCCTGTGCGAAGTGGAGGAAGACAGTGGTGAAGAGGCAGAGCCGGATTCTGCCTTTAGTGAGCTAACAGTACAGTGGAGGGGTCAGGCCTGTCTCCGTGACAGGTAGAGCCGTGGCTAGGCTGAGATGGAGGCATACAAGCGGCTCTGCGAGCCCAGAGGAGGCGCCTGACCCAGCCTGGCGTCCATAAAGTCTTCGAGGGGCATACATTTAACAGGAACTTCAAACTTGACATGTCCCAATGTAAAACCTGGTCGTCCCCCTGACTTAGTGTCCCAACATCCTCCCAAGGTGCTTTGGCCAAAACCTTCAAGTCATTCATCATTTCTGTATCCTTAtcaccctctcctccaccccagtACATATCTTGCACAAGTCCTATAGTCTCTACCTTCAAAATAGATACAAAACTCCATTTCTTCCCACCTCTACTGCCACCATCCCCGTCCAGGCCACCGTCATCTTACTGACTGTTGATTGCCTCATTCTCTCCCCGATCACCTCCCTGCTTCAGCCCTTATAGGGTACAGTCTGTTCTCACAGCAGCCAAAGGAATTCTTTTGATACCTAAGTCAGATTATATCCCTTCTCTGCTCAAAACTCTTCCATGTCTCCCATCTCCCtctgaataaaatgaaaacactataTTGTGTTCTACGAGTCTCTGACAAACATGCACAGATTCATCAGCTGATGGTCTTCCTTCTCCAGGAGGTAGCCCTCCAGTGATTGTAGAtgtagggggagaggagagacgtGTCTATGTCCTTTGCTGCCTAGGAGCTGTGTGGAAGGTGGTGGTGCTCTTAGGAGATGGGATACGGCTGGGCAAGAACGGGTTGTTGCCTGGGGATCAGAGGAACTGGTCAGCTTGGGCAATTTGGATCTGAGAGAAGCCCAGCACAGATCctccatggtggtggtggtggcgggggAGGATCTTGGAAGACCAGCCTGGTAGACACTGCCATTCAGGGTCACTCATAAGGGGAATGAACTGGACAAGACCCAAGGACCATGAGTCTCCAAAAAAGACTCAGCAGGTGAAAACCAGGAGAGTAAAAGAGGATCAGGTCAAGAAATAAGAGAATAGATTTCAAAGGAGGTGTTGCTCGGCTGTGACAGATTGTCACGGTGGATGGGTCCTGAGAGCTGCTTGCACCCAGTGTCAGGGAAGAATACTCTTGGCAGGAGGAAGAGCAAGTGCAAACACCTGGAGATGAGGTCACAGGAAAAGGGAGCCAGATCGCATAGGGCTTTGTAGGCCATTAGTTTTTCCTAAAGTAAGGTGAGATGCATGAGAGGACATAGAGAAGACACGGGGCCAGATTCCACCTCTGCGTGGAGAGTAGTGCCCATACCATAGCAGCCTCCTTAAGCCAGAACATTTGTGTGTCCACCCCATCTCTAGAAGAAGCCTGCCCCACTTGCACGTGCTATACAGGCAGCCTCCCTGGAGGAAGCCCCGCAAGCTGGAATGCACATGTaacctgtcttctttttcttcctgtccaAGAGACGCCGACCCCTGCCAACCAGCCCGGACCCCGCGATGCCCGCCCCGCAGTGCGCCTCCTGCCACAAGGCCCGCGCCGCCCTCCGCCGCCCGCGCTCCGGCCAAGCACTGTGCGGTGCCTGCTTCTGCACTGCCTTCGAGGCCGAGGTGCTGCACACGGTGGTCGCGGGCCACCTGCTGCCACCCGGCGCTGTGGTGGCCGTGGGCGCCTCGGGCGGCAAGGACTCCACAGTGCTGGCACACGTGCTGCGCGAGCTGGCGCCACGCCTGGGCATCTCGCTGCAACTGGTGGCTGTGGACGAGGGCATTGGTGGCTACCGAGACGCGGCGCTGGCGGCCGTGCGGCGCCAGGCGGCGCGCTGGGAGCTGCCGCTCACCATCGTGGCCTATGCTGATCTCTTCGGGGGCTGGACAATGGACGCTGTGGCCCGCAGCACGGCCGGCTCCGGCCGCAGCCGCTCCTGCTGTACCTTCTGCGGGGTGCTGCGGCGCCGGGCACTGGAGGAAGGGGCGCGCCTCGTGGGAGCCACGCACGTCGTGACAGGTGAGTATATGCTCGGTAACAGGAGGAACTTTGTGGGAAGATCGAGTGCACGCATGGACAAAGACAGGCACTGAAAGGGGGCTGAGGCGCATGCCCTAGAAGTGAAAAGGAGACCATGGGTATGCCCTCAGTGGAGGTTCTCAGTAAAGGGAAGGGGACATCGTGACCCGTGAGTGCATGAGTGGCATGGAGGAACTCTGTGGGGCGCCTGCGCAGACCAGGGCAGGCACTGAAAGGAGGCTGAGACTTGGTGCGTCCTACATGGAGGATTCCAGTAAGGAGAAGAGGTTTGCATGCTCTGAAGGTTTAGAGGCATGGTATGTGTGGGTCTTTGGAATGCGGTACGGAAGGTGTAGCAAGGTTTTGAGTCACTGCCATTGTCTTggtgtacacacacacgcacgtgaAAATACAGGGCTGGAGGGGTACTCTTAGGGCCgtggttctttgttttttaaaaatgacattcttTATGTTTCCCTTCCCGAGATGAGGGGTATGCAGGGGTATCCCCCATTAGAAACCGTCTAATGAAACGCAACTGTGTCTTTTAACTCTTTTTGTCTCTCGGCTACGcgtccctctctctttaaaaaattttttttttcctttttcttttccaagtgaggggagggatgatagagagacagactaacTAGTATCcaaaccagcaaccccgtctggggcagaTGTTCGCAAACTGAGctttctttagtgcctgaggtggaggctccacagagccaacctcagcacccagggctaatgcacttgaaccagtcaagccatggctgcaggctgtgggaggggaagagagagagagaatcaggagggaggaggggtggagaagcagatagtcactcctcctgtgtgccactactgggaatcaaacagcagacatccacacactgggccaatgttctaccactgagcaaaccagccagggcctgactggCTTTGCCTCTCTCATAACTCTTATTCTTTCCCACTCATTacttcaacaaataattattgaccATTTACTGTGCGCTAGATACAACAATGTAGCCTAGAACAAAGTACCTaatctctgtttcctcttttgtaGATTGGGGATATTAATAATATCTGGGTCCTAGAGATGTTGAGAGTTAGATGTGTGAAGCACTTAGACTAGAGGCTGAAAGACAGTGAATATGATGTAAACCTTTGCTGTTACGATGCACAGCACAGCTTCTGCTGCTGCCCAAGTCTCACATATAGAATTGTAACCTTGTAAGTGCTAATAAGGACAATtacactttgcctgaccaggcggtggtgcagtggatagagcatcagactgggatgtggaggacccaggtttgagacccccgagatctccagcttgagtgcaggctcatctggtttgagcaaggctcaccagcttgagcccaaggtcgctggcttaagcaaggggtaaggggtcacttggtctgctgcagcaggcccccccccccccaccgtcaaggcacatatgagaaatcaatcaatgaacaactaaggagccgcagtgaagatttgatgtttctcatctctctctctcccttcctgtctgtctgtccctatctctgactctctctgtctctgccacacacacacacacacacacacacaaaattacacTTTGGGAATTTGTAACAGGAGGACCTAGTGGAGGGAGTAAGGTGGGGATTAAGGAGGCATTTCCCGAGTGAGCTGAGACCTGAAAGCTGCGTGGGTAACGAGGTGAATGAAGGACGAATGCAGGTTGGGAGAGGTGTTCTGAACAAAGGAAACAGCTTATGCAGtttatgcaaaggccctgaggagaGGATGTGGCGCCAGTGAGAAGCCCCAAGAAGACCCGAGTTTTACTGTATAGATTCAAGTATAAGATGACAAGATGCAGAGTAAGATTTAACTTAAATGTTTAGGTGACCGTTAGGTAGTCACTTACTTTCTCAGTGACTTGCATAGCCAGAAGAACCATGTGACATTTTCTGTGCAATCGGAAGCGCTCTAAGGCTGAAATAGTACACTGTATTTGTAGCATGAAGCACTTTCACTCCCTCCGTGAAAGGGCACCTAACACAGGGCCTGCCTGGCCCAGTAGGTGGGTGGCAATGGGGACACCCCAAGTTGCTCCCTGGGAGCCTGTCCTCCCGTTTCTCATTGTGTCCATCTCTGCTTCCACCTGACTGCCCCACCTTGTCCCCTGGGTCCCCTTGACCAACAGCGCCCCTCGCCCCCTCCTGACCTGCCCCCCATCTCCTGCAGGCCACAACGCTGACGACATGGCGGAGACCGTGCTCATGAACTTCCTACGGGGCGACGCAGGCCGGCTGGCCCGGGGCGGGGGCCTGGGCTCCCCGGGCGAGGGGGGCGCCCTGCCGCGCTGCCGCCCGCTGCAGCTGGCCTCGCAGAAGGAGGTGGTGCTGTACGCGCACTTCCGCCGCCTCGACTACTTCTCGGAAGAGTGCGTGTACGCGCCCGAGGCCTTCCGCGGCCACGCGCGAGACCTGCTTAAACTGCTGGAGGCTGCGCGACCATCGGCGGTGCTGGACCTCGTGCACTCGGCCGAGCGCCTGTCGCTGGCCCCGGCCGCACGGCCCCCGCCCGCCGGCGCCTGTTCGCGCTGCGGGGCGCTGGCCAGCCGCGCGCTCTGCCAGGCCTGCGCCCTCCTGGACGGCCTGGACCGCGGCCGGCCCCGCCTGGCCATCGGCAAGGGCCGCCGGGGTCGCGACGAGGTGGGACCACTGGGGACGCCTCGGGAGCAGGAGCAGGTCCGAACCCCGGCCCCCCAGGCCGTCCCCACCTTCTAGGGAGCAGTTCTCCGTTGGGATCCGACCTGGGAGCCAGGGAGGCTGTAAATGACTAAATAAACCCCAGTAACCTCTGCGCAGGGCTTCGGAGTGAAGTCAGGATGGGGACGGAACCGGTTACCCGTGACCCTCGGAAGATGGGCCGGGGCTCCTGGGTCCGAGGCAGGAGGGGGCTTAACAACTTCCCACTTCTGAGCGAGGGAAATGAGAGGGTTGCTTGCCTCGTACTCCTCCAGGGTCTCAGACAGTCCTAGCCcttcctgagcacctactgtgcacCCACGATTCCTGTTTGTAGAGGGATCAGCGCAGCCACCTGACTTGATGGGCACCGGTCACTCACAGTAAACACGGTGCTTCTCTGAGCCCCGCGCAGCCTGCAGGCACCGCCCCCTCGGTTCATTCGCATCACCTCATTGGCTGTAGCCTGAGCACCGGCAACTTCGTGATATCACCTGGCTGGGCGTAACCAGGGTCTGCCTGGGGCTCTTCAAGACAGTGAAATTGCCCCCTCCGCCCTCACACCTGAATCCCTCCTGGTGGCCCTTTGATGGATGTGGAGAAGCTGGGTGGCCTTCCCAGACCTCCGCTTCTGGAGTAGAGCTGGGTGAGCCTGGGTCAGTGACTCAACTTCTCTGGTCTTTGGTTTCCTCCTCTGGAAATGGAATCAAAGTCCTCCGTCAGAGCGCTGTGGTGAAGATTTGATACAGTGCTCTGTAAAACGGGCCGACTTGGTTGTTCACATTCAGGTTTGGCCACCAGGGGGCTCTGGGTTTCAGGGTTGCTGTCCTGCTGGTCCACACTGTGTGAGGCCCAGAGTTTCCTGCCTGATCCCTGGGGAGACTTGGTGTTTTCAGTCCCACCTCCAAGCTTTGCTGGGCTGATCCCTTGTCAGGAATGCCCTCCCTGTCCCATCTTCCTGCTCAGATCCACGTAGGTCCTGGAAGTCTTCCTGATACTTCCACCCGGCCCAGACCCCTTCCGTTGGGTCCAACCCTCATGTGTGCCCATTCCCCACCTTTTGGGTCTCTTTTTCCTAAAAGGAAAGAGCAGTGAtgggagtcaaataatttaacaatcggttctctgccctaatgactgttttaagtataaaaaaagatataccaaaaagtagtttatttcatgcatttaatacttaaataagaacaataaaagaagtacacaaaactagattataagaaagaattttaaaatattaatgaaaaatattaaataatacctgacaaaaaacaataaaagtgttatttaagttatttctgtattgcttcttgattggcatccttaccTGCAATGATTTTTGCCTgtagatgaaatgaacattactgcgggtgcttagaatacacttgtgcagatgaatattaaaaaagagtaaggaatgtaaatatgtgatttccatattgggtagctgtccaggtgcccaccttagagaccacactgattacaagtgccattttaacaaccggttcactgaactcaacaaaaaattaggtatcggttctgccgaactggtgggatctggctgaatcccaccactgggaagGAGAGGCTGCCTTTTGCAGCAACATGAATGGACCATGAGGGGATTATACTAAGTGGaatgagtcagacagagaaagacaagtaccatatgatctcacttatatgtggacatttaaaaagaactcgtagaacagattggtggttctGTTCTAGGGGCGGAAGGTGTGGGTGGGCAAAATGGATGCAGGTGGCCTAAGGTGCAcatttccaattataaaataattaaataatgagGCGGTAATGTACAGCGTGGTGATTTTGGTTAATAATAAACTATTAATtaataatatagttaataatactgtgttgTATATTTGATAACTGCTAAGTGTATATTGCTGAGAGAAAATTGTTAAAAGGTCTCATCACAATAAAAAAGTTGGTAACTCTGTGGTGACGGATGTCAACAAGACATTGTGATGAGTACTTCACAATATGTACATATGTGGAATCGTTATGTTGGATACTTGATGCtaacataatgttatatgtcagttctCTCTCAATCATATATCTGTAAACTCAGCCTGCTACTAGGATTAGATCAGAGTGCTCCCAGACTTCCAGGCAGTGTTCCCTTCCTGCTCCATTTGTGTTCCAACATCAGCAGAACAAATTCCTTACATTAAATTCCCACTGCTGAAATACATAGTAAAGCTTCTGTATTTCTGATTGGCTGTTTGACTGAATAAATCTCAAGAGATAAAACAATGGGCACTGGGTGATTTCAAATGCCTTCAATATAAAACCTGCAGCCAACTAGGGATAAAGGGGAAGTTCCCtaatgagacagagagaatctTCAGCAAACATCATACCTAATGCAGTAGCATCAGGTCCTAATCTAGAAAGGTcataacaatacattaaaaactatgaaaattaaaaaaagtaaacaaagctGGTTTTCTTCATAAATTATTGCAGATATAGAAAAATCCATAAGTATATACCGATACATTTGGGGACTTAAGAAAGTTAGCAAGGTTCTTAGAGACAAAATCAAATTACAAATTTAAATGCATTTCTATGTCACAGTAATAAAAGATAGCATGTTATAAAAGATGCCATTGACAACAGCATCAAAAATTATGATATACCTGGAATACATTCAGAGATgtacataaaaatttaatatacacatCCTCAATGGAGGAAATCAAAAATCTGTATGAAAAGtcattaaatatgtaaataaatataatataaaaatgtgcaTTGTAATGGCTATGAAAACAATATTGTGTAAAAAAGCTATTCTACTCAAATTACTCTGCAGAATTAAAGCACGTGACCCCATCTGCCAGTTGACTTTTGATTAACTTGGTAGCtctgttataaaatttatattgaaatgaGTTATTCCAAACCCAAGCAAGGTAATCATAAAGAAGAGTAATGCATTGACTTAGTCACAAGTGTTCCAGGTGAAGGGGTTTCAGGCAGAAACTTTGGCATCAACATGTTCAAGAGAATAGACACTAAAAGGGGAATGTCATGGTCAAACCGAGAGGCACACAAGAAGGAGCAGGCAGGATGGCGTGACCAGTAGCAGACTTACCATCCTGCTGTGAACACCTGTCAAACCAGACAGAACATGGGAGACAGTTCGCTTTGCCTTGTTCCAAATGTAGCTCATCCTCCCAGTTGCCAACCCTGATGACAACACCAACATCAAGCCCCCACCAGCCACAGCAGAGGGTGGCCACACAGAGCaacagcttcctagaactttcgGGGAGCTTCCCCTTCAGACGCCCATGTTGACTGCTGGACATCCTGGCTTTTCACACTGGCGGCTGCTCTCTCATGTTCACACACACCTGTACTTCAGGTGAGCTGCTTCATGATGtgccctctcccttcccgtcCCCTCCAGGACATCACTTCCTGGCTCCTGTCACGTCGTGTAAGGTCAGGGTTTTCTAATAAATCCCCTCTTCTCAGAGTCCTCTCGGTGCTGTTCCCTGACCACACTGTCTGATGCAGCTGGGACAACTTACACAGACGCTTCAGACTCTGGGTGGTGTTCTCCTCCCCCAGACATACTTCCTGTTGCCGGCAGCAGGTGGGTCACTGTGGTCCACCAGCGACTGAGAGAATTCAAAGCCGGCTTCAATTCCCGTGAGGGTCTCGACTATTTCCAGTCTACCCTCATCTTTAGGGTCCCAACCCCAAGACTACAATGCTTACCAGGGCCCCTCCTCCTTGCCCAGACCTCTCTTTTGGCCCCATGAGACTGGTGAATGTACTTAGCTTCACAGTGACTGCTCAGAATCAGTAGTCCATTTGAGAAAAAAGTGACTCCAAATACTTGTCTCATCGCTTTCGACTTCCTGCTTCTTCCAGCTTCACTGTGAAAATCCTCTTTGTTGcctccaaacatttaaaaaatcttatccaGTTTTTCTACTTGTCTTCTTTCCCATGAGGAAGGTTTGAAAGAACATGGCAAGCCACTGCCAGAATCATGTCACTGAACTAGAGAATTTGCTGAACGTCCCTCCATGCTCTGAGTGCCTTTCCCCTAAAGCCCTAGGAGGCCACCCACTGAGGGGCTTCTCCAGAGGTCTTGTTTCTCCCCGGACCAGCTAGCCTGTCCCCAGCTCATGAGACACAGCACAGGATGGTGTGCTCTATGATAGCACCAGCTCTGGGTGCAGTTCCTGTGGTTCCCTGCCctgggccccccacccccatgtcctctTCCAGAGCCCACCCCAGGGTCCCCAGGATGTGTATATCAGGTACCTGAGTCAGTACTAGGAAGAAGAGGTATCGCAAACCAGCGTGGTGAGTAATTGCCTTTTAGTCATTTTGGGGAAGAGTCTTTGTATTAatagtatttaataaaccaagtgtgaaaggggcagtaggcccatattGAGTGTAAGTAAGTTTACattttttcagagttttaaagGTATAAGTTTATTATGTTTTTGCattagttttcctttattttgtttttttataaaaggaaaacacgGTAaggccatttattgtttcccctatattttgagTTTgatctatagattgttggagcagggatttcccagattttgagctatagactctggaatcagcctgataagggtatgagaggagcagagggttgaacatAGGAAGGAGCCGAGGGCGGCAGAGGCCACGCggttaaggcagccatagccgcaAAATTTTTATCCCGAGTCATTCTCAGACTTCAAGTTGTTCTCATATTCGCATTCC
The Saccopteryx bilineata isolate mSacBil1 chromosome 3, mSacBil1_pri_phased_curated, whole genome shotgun sequence DNA segment above includes these coding regions:
- the CTU1 gene encoding cytoplasmic tRNA 2-thiolation protein 1 is translated as MPAPQCASCHKARAALRRPRSGQALCGACFCTAFEAEVLHTVVAGHLLPPGAVVAVGASGGKDSTVLAHVLRELAPRLGISLQLVAVDEGIGGYRDAALAAVRRQAARWELPLTIVAYADLFGGWTMDAVARSTAGSGRSRSCCTFCGVLRRRALEEGARLVGATHVVTGHNADDMAETVLMNFLRGDAGRLARGGGLGSPGEGGALPRCRPLQLASQKEVVLYAHFRRLDYFSEECVYAPEAFRGHARDLLKLLEAARPSAVLDLVHSAERLSLAPAARPPPAGACSRCGALASRALCQACALLDGLDRGRPRLAIGKGRRGRDEVGPLGTPREQEQVRTPAPQAVPTF